One region of Acidimicrobiia bacterium genomic DNA includes:
- a CDS encoding C-terminal binding protein, translated as MTMFTVALVGTRYPDLSIEREILEGVSIVVGSGDTPHDIVEVTDGVDVVIAGSRPKFTAGVLERMTSRAIVRSGIGVDSVDLDHARRLGFWVVNVPDYGTEAVAFHTLSLILGAMRRLPQSDRLVKLGKWGFSELRPMHLPSALTAGVVGHGRIGRRVTEQLQAVGFGAVIGHDPFVTGMDTELGDLLEMSDIVTLHAPGPSDGSPLLGPSEIGRMKPGSILVNTARGSLIDAPALAAGMAEGRPRIAALDVFAPEPPNLSVFAAVKDQLILSPHTAWYTEETETELRVKSAWEARRILEGTEPLHPIVRPEEAS; from the coding sequence ATGACAATGTTCACCGTTGCGTTAGTCGGAACTCGTTATCCCGATCTCTCGATCGAACGAGAGATCCTCGAAGGGGTATCCATCGTTGTCGGGTCGGGGGACACCCCCCACGACATCGTCGAGGTTACCGACGGGGTCGACGTCGTGATCGCCGGCTCCCGGCCCAAGTTCACTGCCGGGGTTCTCGAACGTATGACGTCGAGGGCCATCGTCAGGTCGGGCATCGGGGTCGATTCGGTCGATCTCGATCACGCCAGGCGGTTGGGCTTCTGGGTCGTCAACGTACCGGACTACGGGACGGAGGCCGTGGCGTTTCATACCCTTTCCTTGATACTCGGAGCGATGCGCCGCTTGCCGCAATCTGATCGACTGGTCAAGCTTGGTAAGTGGGGTTTCTCCGAGTTGCGTCCCATGCATCTGCCTTCGGCCCTGACCGCAGGAGTGGTAGGCCATGGACGGATTGGCCGGCGGGTTACCGAGCAACTTCAGGCGGTTGGTTTTGGCGCAGTCATTGGCCATGATCCATTTGTGACGGGAATGGACACCGAATTGGGCGATCTCCTCGAGATGTCCGACATCGTGACTCTGCACGCCCCTGGTCCGTCGGACGGTTCCCCGCTCCTCGGTCCGAGCGAAATTGGACGGATGAAGCCGGGCTCGATTCTTGTCAACACCGCCCGGGGGTCGCTCATCGACGCCCCCGCGTTGGCAGCTGGAATGGCAGAGGGTCGTCCCCGGATTGCGGCGCTCGATGTGTTCGCACCCGAACCGCCCAATCTGTCGGTATTTGCCGCCGTCAAGGACCAGCTCATCCTTTCCCCACATACTGCCTGGTACACCGAGGAGACCGAGACCGAACTGCGCGTAAAGTCCGCGTGGGAAGCCCGGCGCATCCTGGAAGGTACCGAACCCCTACACCCCATCGTTCGACCCGAGGAGGCGTCATGA
- a CDS encoding creatininase family protein: protein MTSSIYDLVSPEVASVIADSKTAVIPFGSVEQHGPHLPCGTDTMAAEVVARTLADRLGALFVPFGPYGVTPIHAGHPGTINLRRSTFEALLTDICEELIDMGVTRLVFVNWHEGNIASMDGVATEVQDRHPGVYVVTSHACYAAQRIYAASGGELTHGGGIEVLAVMAHDPSLVHVDRAGEATRPDHAIALDEMRRSPETHGYITDVTEIDADGWYGNPTWAALDMAGSFAATVADDVAKRVTEIFELRA, encoded by the coding sequence ATGACCAGTTCCATCTATGACCTTGTTAGCCCGGAAGTGGCATCTGTGATCGCCGACTCGAAGACGGCGGTCATCCCGTTCGGGAGCGTCGAGCAGCACGGTCCCCACCTACCGTGCGGCACCGATACGATGGCCGCAGAGGTAGTTGCGCGAACCCTGGCCGATCGCCTTGGGGCGCTCTTTGTCCCGTTCGGTCCGTATGGCGTAACGCCGATCCATGCCGGACATCCCGGGACGATCAACCTTCGACGCTCGACCTTTGAAGCCCTCCTCACCGATATCTGCGAGGAACTCATCGACATGGGGGTGACCCGGTTGGTCTTCGTGAATTGGCATGAGGGCAACATCGCCTCGATGGATGGAGTTGCCACCGAAGTCCAGGATCGGCATCCCGGTGTGTACGTCGTCACCTCACATGCTTGTTACGCCGCCCAGCGGATCTATGCCGCCAGTGGCGGAGAGTTGACCCATGGTGGGGGCATCGAGGTTCTGGCCGTCATGGCCCACGATCCATCCCTTGTACACGTCGATCGAGCGGGCGAAGCCACCCGGCCCGATCACGCTATCGCCCTAGATGAGATGCGGCGCAGCCCCGAAACCCACGGCTACATCACCGATGTCACCGAGATCGATGCCGATGGTTGGTACGGCAATCCCACCTGGGCGGCCCTCGATATGGCAGGGAGTTTCGCCGCAACCGTCGCCGACGACGTTGCCAAACGTGTCACGGAGATATTCGAGCTCCGGGCATGA
- a CDS encoding cupin domain-containing protein yields MTVIGRPELEFIDLPGRRSADPLEAEASASSLRVVQMERTVGRTAHRHPHSEEVVVVAAGQGRAWIDGEWFPVAAGDVVLIPAGVAHATVPDENSQLELICFFPHPNLSKNIEDTTTQVS; encoded by the coding sequence ATGACGGTGATCGGTCGGCCAGAGTTGGAATTCATCGACCTGCCTGGTCGTCGGTCGGCCGATCCCCTGGAAGCTGAAGCTTCGGCGTCGAGCTTAAGAGTCGTTCAGATGGAACGTACCGTCGGCCGAACCGCTCATCGGCATCCCCATTCCGAGGAGGTGGTGGTAGTTGCCGCCGGCCAAGGGCGAGCGTGGATTGATGGCGAATGGTTCCCGGTCGCCGCCGGCGATGTTGTGCTCATTCCCGCCGGAGTCGCCCACGCCACCGTTCCCGACGAAAACAGTCAGTTGGAACTCATTTGCTTCTTCCCTCACCCGAATCTCAGCAAGAACATTGAAGACACCACGACACAAGTCAGTTAG